From a region of the Enterobacter sp. JBIWA008 genome:
- a CDS encoding glycoside-pentoside-hexuronide family transporter, with product MSEVLSVKEKIGYGMGDAASHIIFDNVMLYMMFFYTDIFGIPAGFVGTMFLLARALDAISDPCMGLIADRTRSRWGKFRPWILFGAIPFGIVCVLAYTTPDLSHNGKMVYAAITYTLLTLLYTVVNIPYCALGGVITNDPTQRISLQSWRFVLATAGGMLSTVLMMPLVNLIGGDDKAFGFQGGIAVLSVVAFLMLAFCFFTTKERIQVPPSTTSMREDLRDIWHNDQWRIVGVLTILNILAVCVRGGAMMYYCTWIMGSPEVFVAFLTTYCVGNLIGSALAKPLTDWKCKVSIFWWTNAALAVVSVAMFFVPMHATVLMFAFIFVIGVLHQLVTPIQWVMMSDTVDYGEWTNGKRLTGISFAGTLFVLKLGLALGGAMIGWMLAGGGYDAAAKTQNSATISIIIGLFTLAPAVCYVLSAIIAKRYYTLKTPFLTKIMGELAQGARRNQQEFENLPVSKELQN from the coding sequence ATGAGCGAAGTATTGTCAGTAAAAGAGAAGATTGGCTACGGCATGGGAGACGCCGCCAGCCACATCATTTTTGATAACGTCATGTTGTACATGATGTTTTTCTATACCGATATTTTTGGCATTCCCGCCGGATTTGTCGGCACGATGTTCCTGCTGGCCCGCGCGCTGGATGCGATCTCCGACCCGTGCATGGGGCTGATTGCCGACCGTACCCGCAGCCGCTGGGGCAAGTTCCGTCCGTGGATTTTGTTCGGGGCTATCCCGTTCGGTATCGTCTGCGTACTGGCCTACACCACGCCGGACCTCAGCCACAACGGCAAAATGGTGTATGCCGCCATCACCTATACGCTGCTGACCCTGCTCTACACCGTGGTCAACATTCCTTACTGCGCGCTCGGCGGCGTGATCACCAACGACCCGACGCAGCGTATCTCCCTGCAGTCCTGGCGCTTTGTGCTGGCGACGGCGGGCGGCATGCTCTCCACGGTGCTGATGATGCCGCTGGTGAACCTGATTGGCGGCGACGATAAGGCGTTCGGCTTCCAGGGCGGCATCGCAGTGCTGTCGGTGGTCGCGTTCCTGATGCTGGCGTTCTGCTTCTTCACCACCAAAGAGCGCATCCAGGTTCCGCCGAGCACCACCTCCATGCGGGAAGACCTGCGCGATATCTGGCACAACGACCAGTGGCGCATCGTCGGCGTGCTCACCATCCTCAACATCCTCGCCGTCTGCGTGCGCGGCGGCGCGATGATGTACTACTGCACCTGGATCATGGGCTCGCCGGAGGTGTTCGTCGCGTTCCTCACCACCTACTGCGTCGGCAACCTGATTGGCTCCGCGCTGGCGAAACCGCTTACCGACTGGAAGTGCAAGGTCAGCATCTTCTGGTGGACTAACGCCGCGCTGGCGGTGGTCAGCGTGGCGATGTTCTTCGTGCCGATGCACGCCACCGTGCTGATGTTTGCCTTTATCTTCGTTATTGGCGTGCTGCACCAGCTTGTGACGCCGATTCAGTGGGTGATGATGTCCGATACCGTCGACTACGGCGAATGGACCAACGGCAAACGCCTGACCGGCATCAGCTTTGCGGGCACGCTGTTCGTGCTGAAGCTCGGCCTGGCGCTGGGCGGGGCGATGATCGGCTGGATGCTGGCAGGCGGCGGCTACGACGCGGCAGCCAAAACCCAGAACAGCGCGACCATCAGCATCATTATCGGCCTGTTTACCCTGGCCCCGGCGGTCTGCTACGTGCTGAGCGCCATCATCGCCAAACGCTACTACACGCTGAAAACCCCTTTCCTGACCAAAATCATGGGCGAGCTGGCGCAGGGCGCGCGCCGCAATCAGCAGGAGTTTGAAAACCTGCCGGTCAGCAAAGAATTACAGAACTAA
- the yicI gene encoding alpha-xylosidase, whose translation MKISDGNWLIQPGLNVTYPVQVFDVEQQGNDLVLFVAPRDVRERTWQLDTLMFTVRLFAPQEGIVGVRIEHFQGALNNGPHYPLNVLKDVKVEIENNAEFAELKSGSVSVRVTKGEFWALDFLRNGQRITGSQLKNNGYVQDSNTDRNYVFERLDLGVGETVYGLGERFTALVRNGQTVETWNRDGGTSTEQSYKNIPFYLTNRGYGVLVNHPENVSFEVGSEKVSKVQFSVEGEYLEYFVIDGPTPKEVLNRYTQFTGRPALPPAWSFGLWLTTSFTTNYDEATVNSFIDGMAERDLPLHVFHFDCFWMKAFQWCDFEWDSVTFPDPEGMIRRLKEKGLKVCVWINPYIGQKSPIFRELKEKGYLLRRPDGSLWQWDKWQPGLAIYDFTNPDACRWYADRLKGLVDMGVDCFKTDFGERIPTDVQWFDGSDPQKMHNHYAYIYNELVWNVLKETVGEEEAVLFARSASVGAQQFPVHWGGDCYANYESMAESLRGGLSIGLSGFGFWSHDIGGFENTAPAHVYKRWCAFGLFSSHSRLHGSKSYRVPWAYDDESCDVVRHFTQLKCQLMPYLYRQAALAREFGTPMLRAMMLEFPDDPACDYLDRQYMLGDAVMVAPVFSEAGDVQFWLPEGRWTHLWHNDEIQGSRWHKQQHDFMSLPVYVRDNTLLALGNNKQKPDYAWNAGTAFQLFNLDDGATALSEVPAADGSVAFTLKASRRGDLVTFTGAGDAQNWSVCLRNVQKVSVVKGGSHAGSEWGVVVKAEENEVVVHL comes from the coding sequence ATGAAAATCAGTGATGGAAACTGGCTCATTCAACCGGGCCTGAACGTGACGTATCCGGTTCAGGTGTTCGACGTGGAGCAGCAGGGCAATGACCTGGTGTTGTTTGTTGCGCCGCGCGACGTGCGCGAGCGCACCTGGCAGCTCGACACGTTGATGTTCACGGTTCGCCTGTTTGCCCCGCAGGAAGGGATTGTCGGGGTGCGCATCGAGCACTTCCAGGGCGCGCTGAATAACGGCCCGCACTATCCGCTGAACGTTCTGAAAGACGTTAAGGTAGAGATTGAAAACAACGCCGAGTTTGCCGAGCTGAAAAGCGGCAGCGTCAGCGTGCGCGTCACCAAAGGCGAGTTCTGGGCGCTGGACTTCCTGCGCAACGGCCAGCGCATTACCGGCAGCCAGCTGAAAAACAACGGCTACGTGCAGGACAGCAATACCGACCGCAATTACGTGTTCGAACGTCTGGATCTGGGCGTGGGGGAAACGGTCTACGGTCTTGGCGAGCGCTTTACCGCCCTGGTGCGCAACGGCCAGACGGTCGAAACCTGGAACCGCGACGGCGGCACCAGCACCGAGCAGTCCTACAAAAATATCCCGTTCTACCTGACCAACCGCGGCTACGGCGTGCTGGTGAATCACCCGGAGAACGTCTCGTTTGAAGTCGGCTCCGAGAAGGTCTCTAAAGTGCAGTTCAGCGTCGAAGGCGAGTATCTGGAGTACTTCGTCATCGACGGCCCGACGCCGAAAGAGGTGCTGAACCGCTATACGCAGTTCACAGGGCGTCCGGCGCTGCCGCCTGCCTGGTCGTTCGGCCTGTGGCTGACCACCTCTTTCACTACCAACTATGACGAAGCGACGGTAAACAGCTTTATCGACGGCATGGCCGAGCGCGACCTGCCGCTGCACGTCTTCCACTTCGACTGTTTCTGGATGAAGGCCTTCCAGTGGTGCGACTTCGAGTGGGACTCGGTGACCTTCCCGGATCCGGAAGGCATGATCCGCCGCCTGAAAGAGAAAGGGCTGAAGGTGTGCGTGTGGATTAACCCGTACATCGGCCAGAAATCCCCGATCTTCCGGGAGCTGAAAGAGAAGGGCTATCTGCTCAGGCGCCCGGACGGCTCCCTATGGCAGTGGGACAAATGGCAGCCGGGGCTGGCGATTTACGACTTCACCAATCCGGACGCATGCCGGTGGTATGCCGACAGGCTGAAAGGCCTGGTGGATATGGGCGTCGACTGCTTCAAGACCGACTTTGGCGAGCGTATCCCGACCGACGTGCAGTGGTTCGACGGTTCCGATCCGCAGAAGATGCACAACCACTACGCCTACATCTATAACGAGCTGGTGTGGAACGTGCTGAAAGAGACGGTGGGGGAGGAAGAGGCGGTGCTGTTTGCCCGCTCCGCCTCCGTCGGTGCACAGCAGTTTCCGGTTCACTGGGGCGGCGACTGCTACGCCAACTACGAATCGATGGCGGAAAGCCTGCGAGGCGGGCTGTCGATTGGTCTGTCCGGCTTCGGGTTCTGGAGCCACGATATCGGCGGGTTCGAAAATACCGCCCCGGCGCACGTCTATAAGCGCTGGTGCGCGTTCGGGCTGTTCTCCAGCCACAGCCGCCTGCACGGCAGCAAATCCTACCGCGTGCCGTGGGCGTACGACGACGAGTCCTGCGACGTGGTACGCCACTTCACGCAGCTGAAGTGTCAGCTGATGCCGTATCTGTATCGTCAGGCAGCGCTGGCACGCGAGTTCGGCACGCCGATGCTGCGGGCGATGATGCTGGAGTTCCCGGACGATCCGGCGTGCGACTATCTCGACCGTCAGTACATGCTGGGGGATGCGGTGATGGTCGCGCCGGTGTTCTCCGAGGCGGGCGACGTGCAGTTCTGGCTGCCGGAAGGGCGCTGGACGCACCTGTGGCACAACGACGAAATTCAGGGCAGCCGCTGGCATAAGCAGCAGCACGATTTCATGAGCCTGCCGGTCTACGTGCGCGACAACACGCTGCTGGCGCTGGGTAATAATAAACAGAAGCCGGACTACGCGTGGAACGCGGGGACGGCCTTCCAGCTGTTTAACCTGGACGACGGTGCAACGGCGTTGAGCGAAGTCCCTGCGGCGGACGGTTCAGTGGCGTTTACGCTGAAGGCGTCACGTCGGGGCGACCTCGTGACCTTTACCGGCGCGGGAGACGCGCAAAACTGGTCGGTGTGCTTGCGCAACGTGCAGAAGGTGAGCGTCGTGAAGGGCGGATCGCACGCGGGCAGCGAGTGGGGTGTGGTGGTGAAAGCGGAGGAGAATGAGGTGGTGGTTCACCTTTAA
- a CDS encoding AsmA family protein, whose translation MKFIGKLLIYLLVALLIVLLAFYILIQTRWGASQVSNWVTVNTDYELSFDKMNHRFSSPSHIILENVTFGRDGKPATLVAKKVDIGLSSRQITDPLHMDTITLFDGTLNLSPQTAPLPFQADRLQLNNMAFNSPNTEWNLSAQKVTGGVSPWLPEAGNVLGNNAQIQMSAGSLTLNGVPATNVLIEGQLNGKEVVLKTIGADMARGSLTGSALRNADGSWIIDTMRLNEIRLQSDKTLTAFFAPLATIPSLQIGRLDVTDARLQGPDWAVTDLDLSLRNLTLSKGDWQSQEGRLSMNASEFIYGSLHLFDPILNAEFSPQGMALRQFTSRWEGGMVRTSGNWLRDGKALVLDDVAIAGLEYTLPQNWKTLWMEPLPEWLNNVTLKKFGLSRNLVIDIDPAFPWQITSLDGYGANLQLAQDHKWGVWGGSATLNGAAATFNRVDVRRPSLALNANAATVNITDLSAFTEKGILEATATVSQLPQRQTTVSLNGRGVPLNVLQQWGWPALPITGDGNIQLTASGSVQASAPLKPTVNGKLNAVNMDKQQVQQTMTGGVVSTPPSPQPSP comes from the coding sequence ATGAAATTTATTGGAAAGCTCCTCATCTATCTTCTGGTAGCCCTGCTCATTGTGCTGCTGGCGTTCTACATTTTGATCCAGACCCGCTGGGGTGCGTCTCAGGTCAGCAACTGGGTGACGGTGAATACCGACTACGAACTCAGCTTCGACAAGATGAATCACCGCTTTTCGTCGCCTTCCCACATCATTCTGGAAAACGTCACATTCGGTCGGGACGGTAAACCCGCCACGCTGGTAGCCAAAAAAGTCGATATTGGCCTGAGCAGCCGCCAGATAACCGATCCGCTGCATATGGACACCATTACCCTGTTCGACGGCACGCTGAATCTATCGCCTCAGACGGCGCCGCTGCCTTTCCAGGCGGATCGTCTGCAGCTTAACAACATGGCGTTTAACAGCCCGAATACCGAATGGAACCTCAGCGCGCAGAAGGTCACGGGCGGCGTCAGCCCGTGGCTTCCGGAAGCCGGCAACGTGCTGGGGAATAACGCGCAGATCCAGATGAGCGCGGGTTCGCTGACCCTGAACGGCGTACCGGCCACCAACGTGCTGATCGAGGGCCAGCTTAACGGCAAGGAGGTGGTGCTGAAAACGATTGGTGCCGATATGGCCCGCGGCTCGCTCACCGGCTCCGCCCTGCGCAACGCCGACGGGAGCTGGATTATCGATACGATGCGCCTGAACGAGATCCGCCTGCAGAGCGATAAAACGCTGACCGCGTTCTTCGCGCCGCTGGCCACCATCCCCTCTCTGCAGATTGGTCGTCTGGACGTGACCGACGCCCGGCTTCAGGGCCCGGACTGGGCGGTGACCGACCTCGATTTAAGCCTGCGCAACCTGACTCTCAGCAAAGGCGACTGGCAGAGCCAGGAAGGCCGTCTGTCCATGAACGCCAGCGAGTTTATCTACGGCTCGCTGCATCTTTTCGACCCAATCCTGAATGCGGAGTTTTCCCCGCAGGGCATGGCGCTGCGTCAGTTCACCTCCCGCTGGGAGGGCGGCATGGTGCGCACCTCCGGTAACTGGCTGCGCGACGGCAAAGCGCTGGTGCTGGACGATGTTGCCATCGCCGGGCTGGAGTACACCCTGCCGCAGAACTGGAAAACGCTGTGGATGGAGCCTCTGCCGGAATGGCTGAACAACGTGACGCTAAAAAAATTCGGCCTGAGCCGCAACCTGGTGATCGATATCGATCCGGCTTTCCCGTGGCAAATCACCTCTCTTGATGGCTATGGGGCTAACCTGCAGCTAGCGCAAGACCATAAGTGGGGCGTGTGGGGCGGTAGCGCCACGCTGAACGGCGCGGCGGCGACCTTTAACCGCGTGGACGTGCGCCGTCCGTCGCTGGCGCTGAATGCCAACGCCGCCACGGTGAACATTACCGACCTGAGCGCCTTTACCGAGAAAGGTATTCTGGAAGCCACGGCGACGGTTTCACAGCTGCCGCAGCGGCAGACCACGGTGAGCCTGAACGGGCGCGGCGTTCCGCTCAACGTGCTGCAGCAGTGGGGCTGGCCTGCGCTGCCGATTACGGGTGACGGGAATATTCAGCTCACCGCCAGCGGCAGCGTGCAGGCCAGCGCACCGCTGAAGCCAACGGTGAACGGCAAGCTGAACGCGGTGAATATGGATAAACAGCAGGTGCAGCAGACGATGACGGGCGGTGTGGTTTCAACACCGCCTTCACCCCAGCCCTCTCCCTGA
- the xanP gene encoding xanthine/proton symporter XanP codes for MSVNTIESPDAQPIAQKQNSELIYRLEDRPPLPQTLFAACQHLLAMFVAVITPALLICQALGLPAQDTQHIISMSLFASGVASIIQIKAWGPVGSGLLSIQGTSFNFVAPLIMGGTALKTGGADVPTMMAALFGTLMLASCTEMVISRVLHLARRVITPLVSGVVVMIIGLSLIQVGLTSIGGGYAAMSDHTFGAPKNLLLAGVVLAIIILLNRQRNPYLRVASLVIAMAAGYLLAWALGMLPENTAPNNSSPIVVPTPLYYGLGIDWGLLLPLMLVFMITSLETIGDITATSDVSEQPVSGPLYMKRLKGGVLANGLNSFVSAVFNTFPNSCFGQNNGVIQLTGVASRYVGFVVALMLIVLGLFPAVSGFVQHIPEPVLGGATLVMFGTIAASGVRIVSREPLNRRAIMIIALSLAVGLGVSQQPLILQFAPDWVKNLLSSGIAAGGITAIVLNLVFPPEKN; via the coding sequence ATGTCCGTTAACACCATAGAGTCGCCTGATGCGCAACCGATTGCGCAGAAGCAAAATAGCGAACTGATTTACCGCCTTGAAGACCGCCCGCCGCTGCCGCAAACGCTTTTCGCCGCCTGCCAGCATCTTCTGGCTATGTTTGTTGCGGTGATCACCCCGGCGCTGCTGATTTGCCAGGCGCTCGGCTTACCGGCGCAGGACACGCAGCACATCATCAGCATGTCTCTTTTCGCCTCCGGCGTGGCCTCGATTATTCAAATAAAAGCGTGGGGTCCGGTGGGGTCGGGTTTGTTGTCGATTCAGGGCACCAGCTTTAACTTCGTGGCACCGCTGATCATGGGCGGTACGGCGCTGAAAACCGGCGGTGCGGATGTTCCGACCATGATGGCGGCGCTGTTCGGCACCCTGATGCTGGCCAGCTGCACGGAGATGGTCATCTCCCGCGTTCTGCATCTGGCTCGCCGCGTCATCACCCCGCTGGTTTCCGGCGTCGTCGTGATGATTATCGGCCTGTCGCTGATCCAGGTGGGCCTGACCTCCATCGGCGGCGGCTATGCCGCAATGAGCGACCACACCTTCGGCGCGCCGAAAAACCTGCTGCTGGCGGGTGTCGTGCTGGCGATCATTATTCTGCTTAACCGTCAGCGTAACCCTTACCTGCGCGTCGCCTCACTGGTGATCGCCATGGCGGCGGGCTATCTGCTGGCGTGGGCGCTGGGCATGCTGCCGGAGAACACCGCGCCGAACAACAGCTCGCCGATCGTCGTCCCCACGCCGCTATACTACGGTCTGGGCATTGACTGGGGTCTGCTCCTGCCGCTGATGCTGGTCTTTATGATCACCTCTCTGGAGACCATCGGTGATATCACCGCCACCTCCGACGTCTCCGAGCAGCCGGTGTCCGGCCCGCTGTACATGAAGCGCCTGAAAGGCGGCGTGCTGGCTAACGGCCTGAACTCGTTTGTCTCTGCGGTATTTAACACCTTCCCGAACTCCTGCTTCGGTCAGAACAACGGCGTGATCCAGCTGACCGGCGTGGCCAGCCGCTACGTGGGTTTTGTGGTGGCGCTGATGCTGATCGTCCTCGGCCTGTTCCCGGCGGTAAGCGGCTTTGTGCAGCACATCCCTGAGCCGGTGCTGGGCGGCGCAACGCTGGTCATGTTCGGGACTATCGCGGCCTCCGGCGTGCGTATCGTCTCCCGCGAGCCGCTGAATCGCCGCGCGATCATGATTATCGCGCTGTCGCTGGCCGTTGGCCTGGGCGTTTCCCAGCAGCCGCTGATCCTGCAGTTTGCGCCTGACTGGGTGAAAAACCTGCTCTCTTCCGGCATTGCCGCGGGCGGTATCACCGCTATCGTTCTGAACCTCGTTTTCCCGCCTGAGAAAAATTGA
- the gltS gene encoding sodium/glutamate symporter has translation MIHLDTLSTLVAATLVLLLGRKLVHSVSFLKKYTIPEPVAGGLLVALALLILKKSMGWEIDFDMSLKDPLMLAFFATIGLNANLASLRSGGKVLGVFLVVVVGLLLMQNAIGIGMATLLGLDPLMGLLAGSITLSGGHGTGAAWSKLFIERYGFENATEVAMACATFGLVLGGLIGGPVARYLVKHSATPNGRPDDEMVPTAFEKPDVGRSITSLVLIETIAMIAICLTVGKVVAQWLAGSAFELPTFVCVLFIGVILSNGLALMGFYRVFERAVSVLGNVCLSLFLAMALMSLKLWELASLALPMVAILAVQTLFMALYAMFVTWRMMGRNYDAAVLAAGHCGFGLGATPTAIANMQAITERFGPSHMAFLVVPMVGAFFIDIVNALVIKLYLMLPIFA, from the coding sequence ATGATTCATCTCGATACGTTGTCGACCCTTGTTGCCGCAACGCTGGTTCTTCTGCTTGGTCGCAAGCTGGTACACAGCGTTTCCTTTCTGAAAAAGTACACCATCCCTGAACCCGTCGCCGGTGGCCTGCTGGTGGCGCTCGCCCTGCTGATACTGAAAAAAAGCATGGGCTGGGAAATTGATTTTGATATGTCCCTGAAAGACCCGCTGATGCTGGCCTTCTTTGCCACTATCGGCCTGAACGCCAATCTGGCGAGCCTGCGCTCGGGCGGTAAGGTGCTCGGCGTATTCCTGGTTGTGGTGGTGGGGCTGCTGCTGATGCAAAACGCCATTGGCATCGGCATGGCAACGCTGCTGGGGCTCGATCCGCTGATGGGTCTGCTGGCGGGGTCGATAACCCTTTCGGGTGGTCACGGAACCGGGGCCGCGTGGAGCAAGCTATTCATCGAACGCTACGGGTTTGAAAACGCGACAGAAGTGGCGATGGCCTGTGCTACCTTTGGCCTGGTGCTGGGGGGCCTGATTGGCGGCCCGGTAGCGCGTTATCTGGTGAAGCACTCCGCTACGCCGAACGGCAGGCCGGACGATGAAATGGTGCCGACCGCCTTCGAAAAGCCAGACGTCGGACGCAGCATTACCTCGCTGGTGCTGATTGAAACCATCGCGATGATCGCCATCTGTCTGACCGTGGGCAAAGTGGTTGCGCAATGGCTGGCGGGCTCCGCGTTTGAACTGCCGACGTTTGTCTGCGTGCTATTTATTGGGGTGATCCTGAGCAACGGTCTGGCGCTGATGGGCTTCTACCGCGTGTTTGAACGGGCGGTATCGGTGCTCGGCAACGTCTGCCTGTCGCTGTTCCTGGCGATGGCGCTGATGAGCCTCAAGCTATGGGAGCTGGCCTCGCTGGCGCTGCCGATGGTGGCGATTCTGGCGGTGCAGACCCTGTTTATGGCGTTGTACGCCATGTTCGTTACCTGGCGCATGATGGGCAGAAACTACGATGCGGCGGTACTGGCGGCGGGTCACTGCGGGTTTGGTCTGGGGGCTACTCCAACGGCTATCGCCAATATGCAGGCGATCACCGAACGGTTCGGGCCATCGCACATGGCGTTTCTGGTGGTCCCGATGGTTGGCGCCTTCTTCATTGATATCGTCAACGCGCTGGTGATCAAGCTGTATCTGATGCTGCCGATATTTGCCTGA
- the recG gene encoding ATP-dependent DNA helicase RecG — protein sequence MKGRLLDAIPLNSLTGVGAAQSNKLAKIGLHTVQDLLLHLPLRYEDRTQLYKIGDLLPAIYATVEGEVLNCNITFGGRRMMTCQISDGTGILTMRFFNFSAAMKNSLATGRRVLAYGEAKRGKYGAEMIHPEYRVQGDLSTPELQETLTPVYPTTEGIKQATLRKLTDQALELLDTCAITELLPPELAQGMMSLPEALRTLHRPLPTLQLSDLESGKHPAQRRLILEELLAHNLSMLALRAGAQRFHAQPLSQNDALKDKLLASLPFKPTGAQARVTAEIERDMALDVPMMRLVQGDVGSGKTLVAALAALRAIAHGKQVALMAPTELLAEQHANNFRAWFAPLGIEVGWLAGKQKGKARLAQQEAIASGQVQMIVGTHAIFQEQVQFNGLALVIIDEQHRFGVHQRLALWEKGLQQGFHPHQLIMTATPIPRTLAMTAYADLDTSTIDELPPGRTPVTTVAIPDTRRSDIIDRVRNACTHEGRQAYWVCTLIEESELLEAQAAEATWEELKLALPELNVGLVHGRMKPAEKQAVMQSFKQGELHLLVATTVIEVGVDVPNSSLMIIENPERLGLAQLHQLRGRVGRGAVASHCVLLYKAPLSKTAQMRLQVLRDSNDGFVIAQKDLEIRGPGELLGTRQTGNAEFKVADLLRDQAMIPEVQRLARHIHERYPEQAAALIERWMPETERYSNA from the coding sequence ATGAAAGGCCGCCTGCTGGATGCAATTCCGCTTAACAGCCTGACGGGCGTGGGCGCGGCGCAAAGCAATAAGTTGGCAAAAATTGGCCTGCATACCGTGCAGGATCTCCTGCTTCACCTCCCCCTGCGCTATGAAGACCGCACCCAGCTCTACAAGATTGGCGATCTGCTGCCCGCCATTTACGCCACCGTTGAAGGCGAAGTCCTGAACTGCAACATCACCTTCGGCGGACGCCGGATGATGACCTGTCAGATCAGCGACGGTACCGGCATTCTCACCATGCGATTTTTCAACTTTAGCGCGGCGATGAAGAACAGCCTGGCGACGGGTCGCAGGGTGCTGGCCTATGGCGAAGCCAAACGCGGGAAATACGGCGCAGAGATGATCCACCCGGAGTACCGCGTACAGGGCGATCTCAGCACGCCGGAGCTGCAGGAGACGCTCACCCCGGTTTACCCGACGACGGAAGGCATCAAGCAGGCGACACTGCGTAAGCTCACCGATCAGGCGCTGGAGCTGCTGGATACCTGCGCCATTACCGAGCTGCTGCCGCCAGAGCTGGCGCAGGGGATGATGAGCCTGCCCGAGGCGCTGCGCACCCTGCACCGCCCGCTGCCAACGCTGCAGCTCAGCGATTTAGAAAGCGGCAAACACCCCGCCCAACGGCGTCTTATCCTTGAGGAATTACTGGCCCATAACCTGAGCATGCTGGCGCTTCGCGCGGGCGCGCAGCGTTTCCACGCTCAGCCGTTAAGCCAGAATGATGCGCTCAAAGATAAGCTGCTGGCCTCGCTGCCGTTTAAGCCCACCGGCGCGCAGGCGCGCGTCACCGCCGAAATCGAACGCGATATGGCGCTCGACGTGCCGATGATGCGCCTGGTGCAGGGCGACGTCGGTTCCGGTAAAACGCTGGTTGCCGCCCTGGCTGCCCTGCGCGCGATTGCCCACGGCAAACAGGTCGCGCTGATGGCGCCGACCGAATTGCTGGCCGAACAGCATGCCAACAATTTCCGTGCCTGGTTTGCACCGCTGGGGATTGAAGTGGGCTGGCTCGCCGGGAAGCAAAAAGGCAAAGCACGCCTTGCGCAACAGGAAGCGATTGCCAGTGGACAGGTGCAGATGATTGTCGGCACGCACGCCATCTTCCAGGAGCAGGTGCAGTTTAACGGTCTTGCGCTGGTGATTATCGACGAGCAGCACCGCTTCGGTGTACATCAGCGTCTGGCATTATGGGAGAAAGGTCTGCAGCAGGGCTTCCACCCGCATCAGCTGATCATGACCGCCACGCCTATTCCGCGTACCCTGGCGATGACCGCCTACGCCGATCTGGATACCTCTACCATCGATGAACTGCCGCCGGGCCGTACGCCGGTCACAACGGTTGCCATTCCTGACACACGCCGCAGCGATATCATCGACCGGGTGCGCAACGCCTGCACCCACGAAGGACGTCAGGCCTACTGGGTCTGTACGCTGATAGAAGAGTCAGAACTGCTGGAAGCGCAGGCTGCCGAAGCAACGTGGGAAGAGCTTAAGCTGGCGCTGCCGGAGCTGAACGTTGGTCTGGTTCACGGACGCATGAAGCCCGCTGAAAAACAGGCGGTGATGCAGTCGTTTAAGCAGGGTGAGCTGCATTTGCTGGTCGCGACGACGGTCATTGAAGTAGGCGTGGACGTTCCGAACTCCAGCCTGATGATCATCGAAAACCCGGAGCGCCTGGGCCTTGCCCAGCTCCACCAGCTGCGCGGACGCGTTGGACGTGGCGCGGTAGCGTCCCACTGCGTCCTGCTCTACAAAGCTCCGCTCTCGAAAACCGCCCAGATGCGGTTGCAGGTGCTGCGCGACAGCAACGACGGGTTTGTGATTGCGCAAAAAGACCTGGAGATCCGCGGCCCCGGTGAACTGCTCGGCACGCGTCAGACGGGGAACGCCGAATTTAAAGTGGCGGATTTGCTGCGCGATCAGGCCATGATCCCCGAAGTTCAGCGCCTCGCTCGCCACATTCATGAACGCTACCCCGAACAGGCGGCAGCGTTAATTGAGCGCTGGATGCCGGAAACCGAGCGGTATTCCAATGCCTGA
- the trmH gene encoding tRNA (guanosine(18)-2'-O)-methyltransferase TrmH, whose translation MNSQRYARICEMLARRQPDLTVCMEQVHKPHNVSAIVRTADAVGVHEVHAVWPDGRMRNTVSAAAGSNSWVSVKNHHTIGEAVSHLKGRGMQILATNLSAKAVDFREIDYTRPTCILMGQEKTGITQEALDLADRDIIIPMIGMVQSLNVSVASALILYEAQRQRQNAGMYERSNSMLPEEEQQRLLFEGGYPVLARVAKQKKLPYPHVNAQGEIEADAEWWATMQYAG comes from the coding sequence ATGAATTCACAACGTTATGCACGTATCTGCGAAATGCTCGCCAGGCGTCAGCCTGACCTGACGGTCTGCATGGAGCAGGTGCATAAACCTCATAACGTTTCTGCCATCGTCCGTACTGCAGATGCCGTCGGTGTGCATGAAGTGCACGCCGTCTGGCCGGACGGCCGTATGCGCAATACGGTTTCGGCGGCGGCAGGCAGCAACAGCTGGGTATCTGTCAAAAATCATCACACCATTGGCGAAGCCGTATCGCACCTGAAAGGGCGCGGGATGCAGATCCTGGCCACTAACCTGTCCGCTAAAGCCGTGGATTTCCGCGAGATCGACTACACCCGCCCGACCTGCATTTTGATGGGTCAGGAGAAAACCGGGATCACCCAGGAAGCGCTGGATCTGGCGGATCGGGACATCATTATTCCGATGATCGGCATGGTCCAGTCTCTCAACGTCTCCGTGGCGTCCGCGCTCATTCTGTATGAAGCGCAGCGCCAGCGTCAAAACGCCGGGATGTACGAGCGCAGCAACAGCATGCTGCCGGAAGAGGAACAGCAGCGCCTGCTGTTTGAAGGTGGTTATCCGGTGCTGGCCCGCGTTGCGAAGCAGAAAAAATTGCCTTACCCCCACGTCAACGCGCAGGGCGAAATTGAAGCCGATGCCGAGTGGTGGGCCACCATGCAGTACGCCGGGTAA